From Nocardioides daedukensis, the proteins below share one genomic window:
- the groL gene encoding chaperonin GroEL (60 kDa chaperone family; promotes refolding of misfolded polypeptides especially under stressful conditions; forms two stacked rings of heptamers to form a barrel-shaped 14mer; ends can be capped by GroES; misfolded proteins enter the barrel where they are refolded when GroES binds) — MPKLIAFNEEARRGLERGMNTLADAVKVTLGPKGRNVVLEKKWGAPTITNDGVSIAKEIELEDPYEKIGAELVKEVAKKTDDVAGDGTTTATVLAQAMVREGLRNVAAGANPMGLKRGIEAAVASVSEQLLSMAKDIETKEQIASAATISAGGDTTVGDAIAEAMDKVGKEGVITVEESNTFGIDLELTEGMRFDKGYISAYFVTDPERMETVLEDAYVLIANQKISNVKDLLPVLEKVMQSGKPLVILAEDVDGEALSTLVVNKIRGTFKSVAVKAPGFGDRRKAMLQDIAILTGGQVISEEVGLKLESTGIELLGQARKVVITKDETTIVEGAGDQAQIEGRVNQIRAEIEKSDSDYDREKLQERLAKLAGGVAVIKVGAATEVELKERKHRIEDAVRNAKAAVEEGIVAGGGVALVQAAATAFDKLELEGDEATGANIVRVATEAPLKQIAINAGLEGGVVSEKVRNLTSGHGLNAATGEYVDMIAAGIIDPAKVTRSALQNAASIAALFLTTEAVIADKPEKAAPMGDPTGGMGGMGGMDF, encoded by the coding sequence ATGCCGAAGCTGATTGCTTTCAATGAAGAGGCGCGCCGCGGTCTCGAGCGGGGCATGAACACCCTCGCCGACGCCGTCAAGGTGACGCTTGGTCCCAAGGGCCGCAACGTCGTCCTGGAGAAGAAGTGGGGCGCCCCCACGATCACCAATGACGGTGTCTCGATCGCCAAGGAGATCGAGCTCGAGGACCCCTACGAGAAGATCGGTGCCGAGCTCGTCAAGGAGGTCGCCAAGAAGACTGACGACGTCGCTGGCGACGGCACCACCACGGCGACCGTGCTCGCCCAGGCGATGGTCCGCGAGGGCCTCCGCAACGTGGCCGCGGGTGCGAACCCGATGGGCCTCAAGCGGGGCATCGAGGCCGCCGTGGCGTCCGTCTCCGAGCAGCTGCTCTCGATGGCCAAGGACATCGAGACCAAGGAGCAGATCGCCTCTGCCGCCACGATCTCCGCCGGTGGCGACACCACCGTCGGTGACGCCATCGCCGAGGCGATGGACAAGGTCGGCAAGGAAGGTGTCATCACCGTCGAGGAGTCGAACACCTTCGGGATCGACCTCGAGCTGACCGAGGGCATGCGGTTCGACAAGGGCTACATCTCGGCCTACTTCGTGACCGACCCCGAGCGCATGGAGACGGTTCTCGAGGACGCCTACGTCCTGATCGCGAACCAGAAGATCTCCAACGTCAAGGACCTGCTGCCGGTCCTCGAGAAGGTCATGCAGTCCGGCAAGCCGCTCGTCATCCTCGCCGAGGACGTCGACGGTGAGGCCCTCTCGACCCTGGTCGTGAACAAGATCCGTGGCACCTTCAAGTCCGTCGCCGTCAAGGCTCCGGGCTTCGGTGACCGCCGCAAGGCCATGCTGCAGGACATCGCGATCCTGACCGGTGGCCAGGTCATCTCCGAGGAGGTCGGCCTGAAGCTCGAGTCGACCGGCATCGAGCTGCTCGGCCAGGCCCGCAAGGTCGTCATCACCAAGGACGAGACCACCATCGTCGAGGGCGCTGGCGACCAGGCCCAGATCGAGGGTCGGGTCAACCAGATCCGTGCCGAGATCGAGAAGTCGGACTCCGACTACGACCGCGAGAAGCTGCAGGAGCGCCTGGCCAAGCTGGCCGGTGGCGTTGCAGTGATCAAGGTCGGCGCGGCCACCGAGGTCGAGCTCAAGGAGCGCAAGCACCGCATCGAGGACGCCGTTCGCAACGCGAAGGCCGCCGTCGAGGAGGGCATCGTCGCCGGAGGTGGCGTGGCGCTGGTTCAGGCTGCCGCCACCGCGTTCGACAAGCTCGAGCTCGAGGGTGACGAGGCCACCGGTGCGAACATCGTTCGCGTCGCGACCGAGGCCCCGCTCAAGCAGATCGCCATCAACGCCGGCCTCGAAGGCGGCGTCGTGTCGGAGAAGGTCCGCAACCTCACCTCGGGTCACGGCCTCAACGCCGCGACCGGTGAGTACGTCGACATGATCGCCGCCGGCATCATCGACCCGGCCAAGGTGACCCGCTCTGCCCTGCAGAACGCGGCCTCCATCGCGGCCCTGTTCCTCACCACCGAGGCTGTCATTGCCGACAAGCCGGAGAAGGCCGCCCCGATGGGCGACCCGACCGGTGGCATGGGCGGCATGGGTGGCATGGACTTCTGA
- the narI gene encoding respiratory nitrate reductase subunit gamma, with the protein MDTLLWVVIPYVCLTTFVLGHVWRYTYDKFGWTTRSSQLYESRLLRLGSPLFHFGMIGVFFGHVMGLGIPQSWTDAVGISDEIYHAFAVGGGVLAGAATLVGLAILVYRRRTVGPVFSATTVMDKVMYAVLAVVILLGIWNTIAGGILNLGGHYNYREGVSVWFRGIFRFDLHPALMGEAPLGFQIHGMAAMLLFALWPFTRLVHVFSAPLGYLTRPYIVYRSRDQKRSGARVTPRGW; encoded by the coding sequence ATGGACACACTGCTGTGGGTGGTCATTCCGTATGTCTGCCTGACCACGTTCGTGCTCGGCCACGTGTGGCGCTACACCTATGACAAGTTCGGTTGGACCACGCGCTCCTCACAGCTCTATGAGTCGCGGTTGTTGCGGCTGGGTTCGCCGCTCTTCCACTTCGGCATGATCGGAGTCTTCTTCGGCCACGTGATGGGACTCGGCATTCCGCAGTCGTGGACCGACGCGGTCGGGATCAGTGACGAGATCTACCACGCGTTCGCCGTCGGCGGTGGTGTGCTGGCCGGTGCCGCCACCCTCGTCGGTCTGGCGATCCTGGTCTATCGACGACGCACGGTCGGCCCCGTCTTCTCGGCGACCACGGTGATGGACAAGGTCATGTACGCCGTCTTGGCCGTGGTGATTCTGTTGGGTATCTGGAACACGATTGCCGGGGGAATCCTCAACCTTGGCGGACACTACAACTACCGCGAGGGCGTCTCGGTCTGGTTCCGCGGCATCTTCCGCTTCGACCTGCACCCCGCCCTGATGGGTGAGGCGCCGCTCGGTTTCCAGATCCACGGGATGGCGGCGATGTTGCTCTTCGCGCTGTGGCCCTTCACCCGACTGGTCCACGTGTTCAGCGCGCCGCTGGGTTACCTGACCCGGCCCTACATCGTCTATCGCTCACGCGACCAGAAGCGGTCGGGAGCGCGGGTCACGCCACGCGGTTGGTGA
- a CDS encoding hemerythrin domain-containing protein, with translation MCEHCGCRGVPPIAELMDEHYALLEDAHAIRRALATGDRAGAMELVRRLAGHLEVHTRREEIGIFAAMREQGDFVDEVDLLEGEHRDLDGAIEDVDPASPEFDDRLRELLRDLSEHIDRENLGIFPVSVVSLGGRGWDLVEEARTALPTFMTGAPDTGPGAPR, from the coding sequence ATGTGTGAACACTGCGGCTGTCGCGGAGTGCCGCCGATCGCGGAGCTGATGGACGAGCACTACGCGCTGCTCGAGGACGCCCACGCGATCCGGCGAGCACTGGCCACCGGCGACCGCGCCGGCGCGATGGAGCTGGTACGCCGACTGGCCGGTCACCTCGAGGTGCACACCCGGCGCGAGGAAATCGGCATCTTCGCCGCGATGCGCGAGCAGGGCGACTTCGTCGACGAGGTGGACCTGCTAGAAGGGGAGCATCGTGATCTCGACGGTGCGATCGAGGACGTCGACCCTGCGTCACCCGAGTTCGACGACCGGCTCCGGGAGCTGCTCCGCGACCTCTCCGAGCACATCGACCGGGAGAACCTGGGCATCTTCCCGGTCTCGGTGGTCTCGCTCGGTGGTCGTGGCTGGGACCTGGTCGAGGAGGCCCGCACCGCACTGCCGACCTTCATGACGGGTGCGCCCGACACCGGGCCCGGGGCACCCCGGTAA
- a CDS encoding nitrate reductase subunit alpha produces the protein MTAEPGLDDALTNALVGTRRFFTKGKVSSDRRTLQLSGGRDSDSFYRDRWSHDKVVRSTHGVNCTGSCSWKVYVKNGIITWETQQTDYPSTGADRPEYEPRGCPRGAAFSWYTYSPTRVRYPYVRGTLLQMFREAKSQHGGDPVKAWAHIVENPQRAAAYKKARGKGGLVRASWEEAVEIVAAAHVHTIKEWGPDRVAGFSPIPAMSMVSHASGARFMHLIGGSMLSFYDWYADLPVASPQVFGDQTDVPESGDWWDAGYLVMWGSNVPVTRTPDAHWMTEARYRGQKVVAVSPDYADNVKFADDWLAVNPGTDAALALSMGHVILKEFFLERQVPYFTDYVKKYTDLPFLVKIEEGPDGARPGKFLTAEDLVEQSGQENAAFRTVLLDSATGEPVVPNGSLGHRYGPDGEGKWNLDLDGVDPALRLEGEGTEQIEVELPRFGEIDGTPTHTMATVNARRVGGHLVTTVFEMMIAQFADYTPEWQESITGVPAKAAARVGREFAQNAEDSKGRSMILMGAGTNHWFHSDTIYRAFLTLTTLTGCQGVNGGGWAHYVGQEKVRPLTGYNQVANALDWSRPPRNMNQTAYWYLHTDQFRYDQFGADTLSATTGQGQLAGLSTADVIAKTARMGWSPSFPTFDRNPLEITDEAEAAGKAVADHIVSELKEGRLGFAGEDPDAPENFPRILSIWRANLLGSSSKGNEYFLKHLLGTDSSVRAEETPEAVRPRDVVWKEKAPEGKLDLLLTLDFRQTSTTLFSDVVLPAATWYEKHDLSTTDMHPFVNSFNPAIAPPWQTRTDWEIWKTIAAKFSELAAERLGVRRDVVAVPLSHDTPDAMANPHGVVRDWRAGECEPVPGVTMPKLVEVERDYGAIYSKMTSLGPLASKLGATTKGITFDLTKPLEYLARKNGAVRSGPGAGRPALVSDVHMCEAILAMSGTTNGHLATEGFKQLEKRVGKMLHDLAAEHEGKQVTFADTQAAPTPVITSPEWSGSESGGRRYSPFTVNIERLKPFHTLTGRQHFYLDHDWMLELGEGLPVYRPPLNMAALFDEPTIGDVSDGTGPRVEGVTVRYLTPHNKWSIHSEYQDNLFMLSLSRGGQNIWMSEADAAKVGVKDNDWIEAVNRNGVVAARAIVSHRMPEGTVYMHHAQDRLIDVPITETSGKRGGIHNSLTRLLIKPSHLIGGYAQLTWAFNYIGPTGNQRDEVTVIRKRSQEVQY, from the coding sequence GTGACCGCTGAGCCCGGACTCGACGACGCCCTGACCAATGCACTGGTCGGAACGCGAAGATTCTTCACCAAGGGAAAGGTGAGCTCGGACCGGCGCACGCTGCAGCTGTCGGGTGGCCGTGACTCCGACAGCTTCTATCGTGATCGTTGGAGCCACGACAAGGTGGTCCGCTCGACGCACGGTGTGAACTGCACGGGATCGTGTTCGTGGAAGGTCTACGTCAAGAACGGGATCATCACCTGGGAGACGCAGCAGACCGACTATCCCTCGACCGGTGCCGACCGTCCGGAGTACGAGCCCCGCGGTTGCCCGCGGGGTGCGGCCTTCTCCTGGTACACCTACTCACCGACCCGGGTCCGCTATCCCTATGTCCGCGGCACGCTTCTGCAGATGTTCCGTGAGGCCAAGTCACAGCACGGTGGTGACCCGGTCAAGGCGTGGGCGCACATCGTGGAGAACCCGCAGCGCGCCGCGGCCTACAAGAAGGCCCGTGGCAAGGGTGGACTGGTCCGCGCGAGCTGGGAGGAAGCGGTCGAGATCGTCGCCGCGGCCCACGTGCACACGATCAAGGAATGGGGCCCGGACCGGGTCGCGGGCTTCTCGCCGATTCCCGCGATGTCCATGGTCTCCCACGCCTCGGGCGCGCGCTTCATGCACCTGATCGGTGGCTCGATGCTGAGCTTCTACGACTGGTACGCCGACCTGCCGGTCGCCTCCCCGCAGGTCTTCGGCGACCAGACGGACGTGCCGGAGTCGGGGGACTGGTGGGACGCCGGCTACCTGGTGATGTGGGGTTCCAACGTCCCGGTCACCCGCACCCCCGACGCCCACTGGATGACCGAGGCCCGTTATCGCGGACAGAAGGTCGTCGCGGTCTCACCGGACTATGCCGACAACGTGAAGTTCGCCGATGACTGGCTGGCGGTGAACCCGGGCACCGATGCCGCGCTGGCACTGTCGATGGGCCACGTGATCCTCAAGGAGTTCTTCCTCGAGCGACAGGTGCCCTACTTCACCGACTACGTGAAGAAGTACACCGACCTGCCGTTCCTGGTGAAGATCGAGGAAGGGCCCGACGGTGCACGGCCCGGCAAGTTCCTCACCGCCGAGGACCTGGTGGAGCAGTCCGGCCAGGAGAACGCAGCCTTCCGCACGGTCCTGCTCGACTCAGCGACCGGTGAGCCGGTCGTGCCCAACGGTTCGCTGGGCCACCGCTACGGCCCGGACGGTGAGGGCAAGTGGAACCTCGACCTCGACGGCGTCGACCCGGCGTTGCGACTCGAGGGCGAGGGCACCGAACAAATCGAGGTCGAGTTGCCCCGATTCGGCGAGATCGACGGTACGCCGACCCACACGATGGCCACCGTGAACGCACGGCGGGTCGGGGGCCACCTGGTCACCACCGTCTTCGAGATGATGATCGCCCAGTTCGCCGACTACACACCGGAGTGGCAGGAGTCGATCACCGGCGTGCCGGCCAAGGCTGCGGCCAGGGTGGGCCGCGAGTTCGCACAGAACGCAGAGGACTCCAAGGGTCGCTCGATGATCCTGATGGGCGCCGGGACCAACCACTGGTTCCACTCCGACACGATCTATCGCGCGTTCCTCACCCTCACCACGCTGACCGGTTGCCAGGGCGTCAACGGAGGTGGTTGGGCGCACTACGTGGGTCAGGAGAAGGTCCGTCCGCTCACCGGCTACAACCAGGTCGCCAACGCCCTGGACTGGAGCCGTCCGCCGCGCAACATGAACCAGACCGCCTACTGGTACCTGCACACCGACCAGTTCCGCTACGACCAGTTCGGCGCGGACACGCTCTCGGCCACGACGGGCCAGGGCCAGCTGGCCGGACTCTCCACGGCCGACGTGATCGCGAAGACTGCCCGGATGGGCTGGTCGCCGTCGTTCCCGACCTTCGACCGCAACCCACTCGAGATCACCGATGAGGCCGAGGCCGCAGGCAAGGCGGTCGCCGACCACATCGTCTCCGAACTGAAGGAAGGTCGCCTCGGCTTCGCAGGGGAGGACCCAGATGCGCCGGAGAACTTCCCGCGGATCCTCTCGATCTGGCGTGCGAACCTGCTCGGCTCGTCCTCGAAGGGCAACGAATACTTCCTCAAGCACCTGCTCGGCACCGACTCCTCGGTGCGCGCCGAGGAGACGCCCGAGGCGGTGCGGCCGCGTGACGTGGTCTGGAAGGAGAAGGCGCCCGAGGGAAAGCTCGACCTGCTGCTGACACTCGACTTCCGGCAGACCTCCACCACACTCTTCTCCGACGTCGTGCTGCCCGCTGCCACTTGGTATGAGAAGCACGACCTGTCGACCACGGACATGCACCCGTTCGTGAACTCGTTCAACCCGGCGATCGCGCCGCCTTGGCAGACGCGCACCGACTGGGAGATCTGGAAGACGATCGCGGCGAAGTTCAGCGAGCTCGCGGCCGAGCGACTCGGCGTACGTCGTGACGTGGTGGCGGTGCCGCTCTCGCACGACACTCCCGACGCGATGGCCAACCCCCATGGGGTGGTCCGTGACTGGCGTGCGGGTGAGTGCGAGCCGGTGCCCGGCGTGACCATGCCGAAGCTGGTCGAGGTGGAACGCGACTACGGCGCGATCTACTCCAAGATGACCTCGCTGGGTCCGTTGGCCAGCAAGCTCGGCGCCACCACCAAGGGAATCACCTTCGACCTGACCAAGCCCCTGGAATACCTTGCCCGCAAGAACGGTGCAGTGCGCAGCGGGCCGGGCGCCGGACGCCCGGCGCTGGTCAGCGACGTACACATGTGCGAGGCGATCCTGGCGATGTCCGGCACCACCAACGGACACCTCGCCACGGAGGGTTTCAAGCAGCTCGAGAAGCGGGTCGGCAAGATGCTGCACGACCTCGCCGCCGAGCACGAGGGCAAGCAGGTCACCTTCGCCGACACCCAGGCGGCCCCGACTCCGGTGATCACCTCACCGGAGTGGTCCGGCTCCGAGTCGGGTGGGCGTCGCTACTCGCCGTTCACCGTCAACATCGAGCGGCTCAAGCCCTTCCACACGCTCACCGGGCGCCAGCACTTCTACCTCGACCATGACTGGATGCTCGAGCTGGGCGAGGGACTCCCGGTCTATCGACCACCGTTGAACATGGCGGCGCTCTTCGACGAACCGACGATCGGTGACGTCTCCGACGGCACCGGTCCGCGGGTCGAGGGGGTGACGGTGCGCTACCTGACCCCGCACAACAAGTGGTCGATCCACTCCGAGTACCAGGACAACCTGTTCATGCTCTCGCTTTCGCGTGGTGGGCAGAACATCTGGATGAGCGAGGCGGACGCCGCCAAGGTCGGGGTCAAGGACAACGACTGGATCGAGGCGGTCAACCGCAACGGTGTCGTGGCTGCCCGCGCCATCGTCTCCCACCGAATGCCGGAGGGCACCGTCTACATGCACCACGCACAGGACAGGTTGATCGACGTGCCGATCACCGAGACGTCCGGCAAGCGTGGCGGCATCCACAACTCCCTGACCCGATTGTTGATCAAGCCCAGCCACCTGATCGGTGGCTACGCCCAATTGACGTGGGCGTTCAACTACATCGGCCCGACCGGCAACCAGCGTGACGAGGTGACCGTGATCCGCAAGCGGTCGCAGGAGGTTCAGTACTGA
- the narJ gene encoding nitrate reductase molybdenum cofactor assembly chaperone yields the protein MKFWRRDARLDDDAVRATWQCVSLLLDYPADDIGSVMEVVPRLPARLRAPLEEFLAHRAATGLEELRADYVETFDTRRRGNLFLTYFVHGDTRQRGMALLRFQETFQAAGVDLDPGELPDHLCVVLEFAATVDLESGRNLLLDHRAGFEVLRLHLRNTGSPWGPLLDAVAETLPQLAGDEQDAVRRLVAAGPPKEEVGLTPYGTPAFDAKLMERTAAGAVDLPMPTVRGA from the coding sequence ATGAAGTTCTGGCGGCGCGACGCCCGCCTCGATGACGACGCGGTCCGGGCGACCTGGCAGTGCGTCTCGCTGCTGCTGGACTACCCGGCCGACGACATCGGGTCCGTCATGGAGGTGGTGCCCCGGTTGCCGGCGCGGTTGCGTGCTCCGCTCGAGGAGTTCCTCGCCCACCGTGCCGCCACCGGGCTGGAGGAGCTGCGCGCCGACTATGTCGAGACCTTCGACACCCGTCGCCGCGGGAACCTGTTCCTGACCTACTTCGTGCACGGGGACACCCGCCAGCGCGGCATGGCGCTGCTCCGGTTCCAGGAGACCTTCCAGGCCGCGGGCGTCGACCTCGATCCGGGCGAGCTGCCCGACCACCTGTGCGTGGTGCTGGAGTTCGCAGCCACGGTCGACCTCGAGTCCGGCCGGAACCTGCTGCTCGACCACCGGGCCGGCTTCGAGGTCCTCCGGCTCCACCTGCGCAACACCGGATCGCCGTGGGGTCCGCTGCTCGACGCGGTCGCCGAGACCCTGCCCCAACTGGCCGGGGACGAGCAGGACGCCGTACGCCGCCTGGTCGCCGCCGGGCCACCGAAGGAGGAGGTTGGCCTGACCCCCTATGGCACGCCTGCCTTCGACGCCAAGTTGATGGAGCGCACGGCTGCTGGAGCCGTCGACCTGCCGATGCCGACAGTGAGGGGAGCCTGA
- the narH gene encoding nitrate reductase subunit beta produces the protein MKVMAQMAMVMNLDKCIGCHTCSVTCKQAWTNRAGTEYVWFNNVETRPGQGYPRRYEDQETWKGGWKLNKRGKLTLKAGGRTKKLFTIFSNPKMPSIDDYYEPWTYDYATLTDAPAQEHTPVARPRSLISGKTMKITWSANWDDNLGGSEAVYANDPILQKESLGKVSSEVKRSLEDTFMFYLPRICEHCLNPSCAASCPSGAIYKRSEDGIVLVDQDKCRGWRMCISGCPYKKIYFNHRTGKAEKCTFCYPRIEVGLPTVCSETCVGRLRYLGLVLYDADAVLEAASTEDDKDLYEAQRSVLLDPNDPEVIKAAERDGIPHDWIEAAQKSPIHALINVFKVALPLHPEYRTMPMVWYIPPLSPVIDVVRETGEDAEDDTNLFAAIDALRIPVEYLAELFTAGDTVIVDRVLKKLAAMRSYMRDINMGREPNASIPEAVGMTEEEMYDMYRLLALAKYDERYVIPAAHVEQAHSLEELATECSLDFDGGPGMGGSGPFGEGSGGQVVPVAVENFAVLQARQTSDSVAAPPDKGSRVNLLNWDGKGAPDGLFPPREENQP, from the coding sequence ATGAAGGTCATGGCCCAGATGGCGATGGTGATGAACCTCGACAAGTGCATCGGGTGTCACACCTGCTCGGTGACGTGCAAGCAGGCCTGGACGAACCGGGCCGGCACCGAATACGTGTGGTTCAACAATGTCGAGACCCGGCCCGGCCAGGGCTACCCGCGGCGCTATGAGGACCAGGAGACCTGGAAGGGCGGCTGGAAGCTCAACAAGCGCGGCAAGCTCACCCTCAAGGCAGGTGGCCGGACCAAGAAGCTCTTCACCATCTTCTCCAACCCGAAGATGCCCTCGATCGACGACTACTACGAGCCGTGGACCTATGACTACGCCACGCTCACCGATGCCCCGGCCCAGGAGCACACCCCGGTAGCGCGGCCGCGGTCGCTGATCAGCGGCAAGACGATGAAGATCACCTGGTCGGCCAACTGGGACGACAACCTGGGTGGTTCGGAGGCGGTCTACGCCAACGACCCGATCCTGCAGAAGGAGAGCCTGGGCAAGGTGTCGAGTGAGGTGAAGCGCTCACTCGAGGACACGTTCATGTTCTACCTGCCGCGGATCTGTGAGCACTGCCTCAACCCCTCGTGCGCTGCCTCCTGCCCCAGCGGCGCGATCTACAAGCGCAGTGAGGACGGCATCGTCCTGGTCGACCAGGACAAGTGCCGCGGTTGGCGGATGTGCATCTCGGGCTGCCCCTACAAGAAGATCTACTTCAACCACCGCACCGGCAAGGCCGAGAAGTGCACGTTCTGCTACCCGCGGATCGAGGTCGGCCTGCCGACCGTCTGCTCGGAGACGTGCGTCGGCCGACTGCGCTACCTCGGCCTCGTGCTCTACGACGCGGACGCGGTGCTCGAGGCTGCCTCGACCGAGGACGACAAGGATCTCTACGAGGCGCAGCGCTCGGTCCTCCTCGACCCGAACGACCCCGAGGTGATCAAGGCCGCCGAGCGCGACGGCATCCCGCACGACTGGATCGAGGCGGCCCAGAAGTCACCGATCCATGCGCTGATCAACGTGTTCAAGGTGGCGCTCCCGCTGCACCCGGAATATCGCACGATGCCGATGGTCTGGTACATCCCGCCGCTCTCCCCGGTCATCGACGTGGTCCGCGAGACCGGCGAGGACGCGGAGGACGACACCAACCTGTTCGCCGCCATCGACGCGTTGCGGATCCCGGTCGAATACCTCGCCGAGCTCTTCACCGCGGGGGACACGGTGATCGTGGACCGGGTGCTCAAGAAGCTGGCCGCGATGCGCTCCTACATGCGAGACATCAACATGGGCCGCGAACCGAACGCCAGCATCCCCGAGGCCGTCGGCATGACCGAGGAGGAGATGTATGACATGTATCGCCTCCTCGCGCTCGCAAAGTACGACGAGCGCTACGTCATCCCGGCCGCTCACGTCGAGCAGGCGCACTCCCTCGAGGAACTCGCCACCGAGTGCTCGCTCGACTTCGACGGGGGCCCCGGCATGGGCGGCTCCGGTCCGTTCGGTGAGGGCTCCGGCGGCCAGGTGGTGCCGGTGGCGGTGGAGAACTTCGCGGTCCTCCAGGCCCGCCAGACCAGTGACTCGGTCGCGGCGCCACCGGACAAGGGCAGCCGGGTCAACCTGCTCAACTGGGACGGCAAGGGGGCGCCCGACGGGCTCTTCCCGCCACGCGAGGAGAACCAGCCATGA
- a CDS encoding HAD family hydrolase — translation MTMTVLLVLLGLLLLAGIGELAPRFLASRWASARGVDLGTTRARRAAHRIDSVLLDAVGTVTDGELDVIGLDPVEPEHEQNLRWFAGALAHALPDPVGRAVAQLAARGRLSNVEIRAEGIAGSVDRHPVRVGHPDWIGVEDTGGLGHRVAVEVDQRLLGRITVAASVRDDAADAVRRLVDLGIESFLVADEPSRDTDRLADAAGIASRWGATAPEKRGRLVAELQEQGRVIAMVGPSAPQPEAHAQADLSVGDGPEADLTMRDLDVSLVADTFTLLRSLRRVLAANRVIALVTVLLALPLTLLATLPWSVPAGLLGGGLVMVVVATTATTPPVRRATTPDAQ, via the coding sequence ATGACCATGACCGTCCTGCTCGTCCTGCTCGGCCTCCTCCTGTTGGCCGGGATCGGCGAACTCGCCCCCCGTTTCCTCGCCTCCCGCTGGGCATCCGCCCGGGGAGTCGACCTCGGCACGACTCGCGCCCGGCGCGCCGCTCACCGAATCGACTCCGTGCTCCTCGACGCCGTCGGAACCGTCACCGACGGCGAGCTCGATGTGATCGGCCTGGACCCGGTGGAGCCCGAGCACGAACAGAACCTGCGTTGGTTCGCCGGCGCGCTGGCCCACGCCCTGCCCGACCCGGTCGGGCGTGCCGTGGCGCAACTGGCCGCACGCGGACGGTTGAGCAACGTCGAGATCCGCGCAGAAGGCATCGCCGGGTCCGTCGACAGGCACCCGGTGCGAGTAGGGCACCCGGACTGGATCGGCGTCGAGGACACCGGCGGCCTCGGCCACCGGGTCGCGGTCGAGGTCGATCAACGGCTTCTTGGCCGGATCACCGTCGCGGCCAGCGTGCGTGACGACGCTGCGGACGCCGTACGCCGCCTTGTAGACCTCGGCATCGAGAGCTTCCTGGTCGCCGACGAGCCCAGCCGCGACACCGACCGTCTCGCCGATGCGGCCGGCATCGCGTCGCGCTGGGGTGCGACCGCGCCGGAGAAGCGCGGCCGACTGGTGGCCGAACTGCAGGAGCAGGGCCGGGTGATCGCCATGGTCGGTCCCAGCGCACCCCAACCCGAGGCGCACGCCCAGGCAGACCTCAGCGTCGGCGACGGCCCCGAGGCCGACCTCACCATGCGCGACCTCGACGTCTCGCTGGTCGCAGACACGTTCACGCTGCTCCGCTCGTTGCGCCGGGTCCTGGCGGCCAACCGGGTGATCGCACTGGTGACCGTGCTGCTCGCCCTGCCACTGACCCTGCTCGCGACACTGCCCTGGTCAGTCCCGGCTGGTCTCCTCGGCGGCGGGCTGGTGATGGTCGTCGTGGCCACGACTGCGACCACTCCACCGGTAAGGCGGGCAACCACGCCCGACGCACAATGA